In the genome of Arachis hypogaea cultivar Tifrunner chromosome 9, arahy.Tifrunner.gnm2.J5K5, whole genome shotgun sequence, the window AAAGCTCTTGTGGTCCACAGTAACATTTGGCTGATTCCAACATAGGATCTATGGAGGATTTTTATGTAAAGCTTACAACAATTTTGTCTAATAATTTCATAGTTGCCTATGTTTAGTTTTCTCCCCTCCCTTTTGCCACTCTTCATATGGGTTTTTCGCCACACAATTTAAGTTTCCTATTAAAATTATTTggcttaattttaatttataaatgaaaaattaaaaaatattatcccATTTTAACGCTTAGTTATGCTTAATCCTTTAATGTATCTATAAATAACGTCAAATAATTTTACTTAAAACTTATTAATGAATTATTGTATCTCTCAAATTCCTGACACttgttaaataaaaaagtaaactaactatttgaccaaatcaaattatttaatttgttttcagGTGATAtaatacttaatttttttattattgttaaatttctttttattttcttggtggtagaattattgttgaatttcACTCTATCAttgtttgaaataaaaaaaaaattgagaaccaCTTCCATACCATGGGCTTGTACTTGGACTTTCATTTAACCTTTAAGCCAAAACCTCTAAATATGTTGCACCTGGGTTGGGTTAGCGTTTGAAGTATTGAATATGAATTTTTTAGTGTTATATGCATGTGTGTGTGTGGTGTGGGTGTGTGTTGTGAAACATCTAATTTTACTGCTTGATCTAAGCCTTTGCTGCAGCCAGCATACATAAGATGGATTTCAAACCCAACACTTGGTTAAAAAGAGAGGACAGGTGAGCTGACTAATTGATTAACCtaaatttattatcataaaatcATATTAAGGGTGTCCACCTTCACAAAGATCAGGCCCATAAATAAGCCCAAATAATAAAAGAGTTTCTCAAATATATTCCCAAAAATATAAGAAAGGGCTTGCCGGATGACCAACCGAAAAGGGATAAGAGTTTGTCAATTccaagtaaaaaaaagaaaaaaaagaaaaaaaagcagttTGTCAATTactcaatttatttattatttaagtttcaGGTGCTGGGAAATGACGAATCTTGTGTGATTCAATGATCAATATTCTATACAAATGAAATGAAATGCCGTTGGTGTCACAAAAAATTTCAAGTGAGTAAAGATGAAATCATTAACAATAGCATATGCGTGGTTTCATCTCCGATGTAGAGAGCCTTTTGCGTTTTAGGTCGGCACACATCCAAGGTGGACGTTCTCCTCAGGAAGGGTGCATGTGCTCCTCTCTGCTTTCGCCATCAGCTATCTTTTTTGGCGATTCCTTCACGTAAGCTCCTTTTTTCACAGATTTGATTGATCTGGTAATCATCAAATCGAACCCTAGCCCCTTTGTCTTCATCTCCTAATTTCTTTTCCTTTGCCCTACCAAACATTGTCTACAGCTTCTGTTTCGTCCGTCGCAGGTTAGGGATTTTTCCATAGAGTCTCAAATTGAAGATCTGCAATCAATCAATCAGGTACACTCTTATCAGTCTTATGGTCCCTTTAGTTTCAAACCTGTTTTTCTCTtcatcatttttcttttcctttattgtGTATATCCTTGTGATCAAATTTTGTGTCTCATccaggttttagggtttagggttttttgttGCATGTGATTTgtctattttatcaattttttggattttagattaaATTTCTACTTATGTTTTCTTATATTTATGGATTATGGGTTTGGTTTTGTAAATCATTGTCTAGGTATGGAGTTTCTACCTAATCTACTTCCTCAGTGGTGATGTGATTGGTAGAGTTTTTCCAGCAAAGTGAGTTTATAGATCCACCCTCTCCTATTCAAGTTTTGCATTCCCATTTCCATTCTCATTCAATAATCTATTTGAATTGTTTGTTATAttgtttaatttcatttttgtatttttttaataaaaactattttatatttcatCTCTTGCATTTCATAGACATACAGTTGTTTGTGAATTTAATAGCTTTATTGAGAAAGGAATGGGTGTTGTGACACCAAGATAGCATCACGATCCTATTTGTCTAACTAGCAAATTTCCTCTTTCAAAGAGAAATCCATGTAGGAGGTTatctttccttgaaaatgtctTCTGTACACATAATGATGTTCTGCCATATATTCTTCACTGAAAAGTGAGAATCCTTATCAACGTATGAGATTCTATTTAATCTATTTCATGAGGGGTGATGTGATTGACAGAAATTTATTAATAGTTTTTTGGTCATTTCTTTGCATTTTGATGAAACCATTGGTTAGTCAACTcaattgcattttattttttattggttatgaatccaaattttttttgttcatattcaaGAAATCCCTTAACTTCACATAAAGTGAATTACTGGTTGCATGTGGCTTGTGTGAATCATTATCAAAATATGGGATTTGTACCTAATCTATTGTATGAGTGGTGATGTGATTGAAAGAAATTGATTGATAGCTTTTTGgtcatttatttatattttcatttgATGAAATCTTTAGTTATTCAACTcaattgcatttcatttttttattgtttatgtgaaaattattttatatttcagcTGTTGCATAGATATGAAGCTGTTTGCCCTGCATTTAATAGCTTCATTGAGAAAAGAATGGGCTTTGTGACACTAAGATGGCATCACGGTACTGTTTGTGTAACTAGCAAATCCCCTCCTTCAAAGAGAAATCCATGGAGCAGGTTATCTTCCCTTGAAAATGTCTTCTGCACACCTAATCATGTTCTACCATATATTCTTCATTGAAAATGTGGAAATCCTTATCAAGGTATGGGGTTTCTATCTAATCTATTTCATGAATGGTAATGTGATTTATAGGAATTGATTGATAGGTTCTTGGTCATTTCTTTGCATTTTGATGAAACCTTTGGTTAAGTAAACTcaattgcattttattttttaattggttATGTAAAAACTATTGTATATTTCACCTCTTGCATAGAACTACAACTGTTTGGCCTGAATTTAAGAGCTTCATTGAGAAAGGAACGGGCTTGTGCCACTAAAATGGCATCACGGTACTGTTTGTCTAACTAGCAAATTCCTTCTTCCTAAGAAAAATCCATCCAGCAAGTTATCTTCCCTTGAAAATGTTCTTTGGACACAATCATATTGTGCCATATATTCTTTATTGTAAATGTGGGAATCATTATCAAAGTATGGGGTTTCTATCTAATCTATTTCATGAGTGTCGATGTGATTGACAAGATTTTATTGATGTGTGCTTGTAACTTTTTTCACATTCATTTGCTGTTTAGAATCTATGTTTACCTAATACATTTACCAATTCTCATTGCCATGAGTAGAATCAGTATTTGGGGTAGTTGATGATTGCCTTCCCTATGGTCTAATATTATATAGGTGCGCTGTATTAAGTATTGTGTGATATCTTCTTTTTTGGTCCctattctttgaattctttaaaCTTTGACTggtttttttgtattattttttttgttttttatcagATTTTCATCGTGTGATTAGTTCTCTCTATGCCATTGAATGGAGATGCATATGGATTGggattttcttttccctccatttCCATGttcaatttgatttcaaaaaggtGAGTCTTGTGCCCTGAATTTGGTTGGTGAACCACATTCAATACACAGGCATTCTGCTGTCTTCTATTTTCTCCTAGGCTGTGTTTATTCCATATTTTCTGTGTTTATATCTTCATCTACTTGATATGATTTCTAAGATGCATCCTCCTAGAGAGGCTTGGAAGTTGAAAGTTAGGGTTATAAGTCTTTGGGTTGTGCCCTCTTTTGGTAACCATGAGGTTCCTAACTCAATGGAGATTATTCTCCTTGATGAGCATGTTAGTCCCTATTAGCTACTGTTTTAAATATGGTGTTAGTTGTTCTTTTTAAGTTTTCAACTTAAAATTATGTTTTTCACTaatctgattttatttttttgttgcattttcagTGTGAAAAAATTCAAGTTACAGTTAAGAAACAACTTCTTAATATGTTTAGGGATCATATAATTGAAGGTCAAGTTTATAGAATGGCATACTTTACTGATATGTCAAATCATGGTAGTTATAGAACAACTTCTCATGAATTCGAATTGATTTTCCTTCATCGAACCACTGTTCGAATTGATTTTCCTTCATCGAACCACTGTTGTGGCTGTTGATGAAGATGTTATCCCAAAGACTTTTTTCAACATGTTTCTTTTTTTTGACCTACTGAACATgaccaa includes:
- the LOC112709895 gene encoding uncharacterized protein; this encodes MKCRWCHKKFQVGTHPRWTFSSGRVHVLLSAFAISYLFWRFLHLLFRPSQVRDFSIESQIEDLQSINQVWSFYLIYFLSGDVIGRVFPANCCIDMKLFALHLIASLRKEWAL